The window GCTGGGCTTGGCGCTCGGGACGGTATCGTGCGGTCTGTCGGCATGCCGGGCGCAAAATCAGGTTGCCGGGTCGCTACGTTGTCCGGCGCGGCGATACCCTGTGGGCCATCTCGCGGCGGCACTATAAGGACGGGCGGCGGTATATGCGGATCTTTCGTGCGAACCGGTCGATCCTTCGCAGCCCGCACCGCGTCTATCCGTGCCAGAAGCTGTTTTTGCCGCGGCGAACCTAACGCCAAGCGACGGTCTGCGCGCCAAGCTCAATGGACTTTAGAAGCGGCTGCTCTTATCTCGTAGCGCATGCAAGAACCCAAGTCGCCCGGATACGTTGCGCGAACGCTCGCGCAGCTACGGCCATCCAACGAAACACAGCAGGCTCTTCGCGCGCTCTGGCCCTACGTGTGGCCGCATGACCGCCCGGATCTGAAGCGGACGGTTATCTGGTCGCTCGTTCTGATCGTGATTGCGAAAGCGGTTACGGTCGGCGTGCCGTTCACGCTCAAGTGGGCAACGGATGCGCTTGTGGCGGTGACGGGCGGCACAGTGCCCGCAAGTCAAACGGTGCCTTGGCTGATCGGAGCGCCGATCCTCGCAAGTGTCCTCTACGGCGTTTCGCGCATCATCATGGCGCTGCTCGTGCAGGTGCGCGAAGGCATGTTCGCGCGCGTTGCGATGCATGCCGTGCGGAAGCTGGCGCTCGGCACATTCGAACATATGCATCGGCTGTCTCTGCGTTTTCACCTCGAGCGCAAAACGGGCGGGCTGACGCGCGTGCTCGAACGCGGACGGACGGGCATCGAGAACATCAGCCGTATGGCGTTGATGACGCTGATCCCGACGGCGGTCGAGTTCGTGATGATTATCGCTGTGTGCGCGATCGAGTTCGACTGGCGCTATATCGTGACGATCGTGCTGATGATCATCAGCTATCTCTGGTTCACAGTCAGGGCAACGGATTGGCGGCTTCAGATCCGTCGCGCGATGAACGAGAGCGATACCGATGCCAACACGAAGGCGATCGATAGTCTGCTGAACTATGAGACGGTGAAGTACTTCGGCGCCGAGCAATGGGAAGCGGCGCGATACGACCGGTCGATGGCGCTTTATGAAAAGGCGAGCATCAAGACCTACACGTCGCTGGCTATTCTGAACTCAGGGCAGGCGGTTATTTTTACGGTTGCGTTGACGGTCTGCCTCGTGATGGCGGCGAATGATGTCATCGCAGGCAATCATACTGTTGGCCATTTTGCGATGGTCAATTTGCTGATGCTGCAACTCTTCATGCCGCTGAATTTCATGGGCATGGTGTATCGCGAGATCAAGCAGGGGCTGACGGACATCGAGCGCATGATGGAGGTGCTCGATCAGACTCCGGAAGTTGCGGATCGTCCGGATGCGACGGAACTCAACGTTGGCGGCGGAACAATCAGGTTCGAGAACGTGCGCTTTGCCTACGATCCTGACCGGACCATTCTGCATGATGTTTCGTTCGAGGCGCCAGCGGGCAAGATGGTGGCGATCGTCGGTCCGTCGGGCGCAGGGAAGTCGACGATCAGTCGGCTGCTTCTGCGCTTCTACGATGTGACGTCCGGCCGGATCACGATCGACGGGCAAGACATTCGGGACGTGACGCAATCTTCGCTGCGTGATGCGATCGGCGTCGTTCCGCAAGATACGGTGTTGTTCAACGATACGATTTTCTACAACGTCAAATATGGCCGCGCGGATGCTACGGACGAAGAGGTGTTCGCGGCGGCGAAACTTGCGCAGATCGATGATTTCGTTCGGCAGCTTCCTGATGGCTACGACACGATGGTCGGCGAGCGCGGGCTGAAACTTTCGGGCGGAGAGAAACAACGCGTTGCAATTGCGCGCACGATTCTCAAAGCGCCTCCGATCCTCATTCTTGACGAAGCGACGAGTGCGCTCGACAGCCATACGGAACGCGAGATTCAGGACGCGCTGGATCAGGTGGCGAAGAATCGTACGTCCATCGTGATCGCGCACCGGCTATCGACGATCGTGCATGCCGATCAGATCGTGGTGCTGGAGGAGGGGCGTCTGGTTGAGCAGGGGACGCATACGCAGCTGATCGCCAAGGGCGGGCTTTACGAGAGCTTGTGGACGCGACAGCGCCAGGCGGAGAAGGCGCGCGAGGAATTGGTGCATGCGCTGGAAGAGGCCGGTGAAGACCGGACGGCAGCGATTGTCGATACGCGCGAAGGTGCCGAGTAAACCGCTCGAAGCTGGCGAGCAAAAAACTAACCCCGAGACAGGGGTCGGGTAACCTGTCTCGGGGCTGTTACGAGCTTCGGTCTAGGGCAGGTCCAGGTCCGCCGTGACCGAACTCGGTTCGTGAAAGCGTGCGAGACGCTTATTCGGTAACTTTCTTGAGTTCTGCTTCGAAGCGCTGCTTCGAGAGGCCCGTTGCGACGAAGCCTTTGACCTGTTCGAGGTTCACCGGCTTGCCGACTTGAACAAGTGCGACCATGCCCATGCCGTAGTGTGGCAGGCACTTGAATACGTAGAGACCGTCTTTCTCAGCCTTGAAGACGACTTCGGCGCTGAACTTGCCCTTTACCTGCTCGACGCCTTCGGGCCAGATTTTCGGAACGCTTTCCGCGTTATGGCCTTTATCGGTCGGCTCGAATTTCACGGTGTCGCCCACTTCGACTTTCACGAAGGCTGGTTCGAACACCATCTTGTTTCCGGCTTCATCCTTGTTGAGCATCTTGATTACATGCTCGGCTGCATTGGCCAGACTTGGCGTTGTTACTGCCGCGGCAAGCGTGATCGCGCCGGCAAACGCAATCTGGTAAACGAGCTTCATGATGTTTCCTCGTCGCTTATTCTGTACGTAAAAAGTATAGAACAGGCGAGCGCGCATCTCAAGCGTCATCCGGGCAAGAACGTCCGTTTAGGTGAGGTATGCGACGGTATGGCCCAAGCCGCGGCGCGATCGTGAGGGCGGATTTCCGTGTTTTTCAGTTCCAACGTAGAAATTGGAACTAATCCACGCTTTACGCGGCGCTGCTACACTCCGTTCAGGCGTTCGACTTTTGCATTTGCGGATTATCCCGTTTGAGTTGGCAAGACTTCATCAGCGTCGTTCGACGGGCTGCGGCAGGCGCGGCGCGCATTGGCGTCATCGCGCTCTGGAGCGCGCGCGAAGTGCTGCGTACCGCCTGGGGACTTGCGCGGGGGCCGCTGATCTCTGCGTTCAATGTTGCGGCGGCGCTCATCGTTCTGTTCGAAGAGTGGGGCTGGCGTCCGCTCGCTGCGCTGCTTGGACGGCTTGCCGCTTACGCACCGATCGCTGCCATCGAGCGGTGGATCGCAGGGCTTCCGCCGTATGGTGCGCTGGTGGTTTTCGCATTGCCGACAACGCTGCTGCTGCCGTTGAAGCTCGTTGCCGTCTGGCTATTGGCGAACGAATATTTTGCGACCGCTACGTTGGTGTTCTTCGGAGCGAAGGTTGCGTCGACGGCATTGATCGCGCGTGTCTTCATTCTCACGAAGCCGTCGCTGATGCGGATCGAATGGTTTGCGCGGCTCTACAACTGGTTCGTGCCGTGGAAGGACGCGCTGTTCGACGAGATCCGATCTTCGTGGGTCTGGCGTTATGGGCGGATGGTGAAGACGCGCGTCAAGCTGGAGACTGCGCGTGCCTGGGCGCGGATCCGGCCGCGTGTCGCCGTGCTTTGGCAGCGCATTACGGGGCGGGAGATGCCCGTTCGGATCGGTAATCGTAGCGGGGCAGGTCTTCAGGGCGATGCCCATCTTGATCGGCGGCCCGGCTCCGATGCATAGCGTGGATCGTAGCGACGCTGGAGAAAGTACTGCGTTAGACGGTGAGATTTCTTCGGCGCCAATTCTCATTGCGGGGCCAACCGCGAGCGGTAAGTCTGCGCTGGCGCTGACAATCGCGCGTCAGGTCAACGGCATCATCATCAATGCCGACAGCATGCAGGTCTATCGCGAACTGCGGATTCTCACGGCAAGACCGAGCGCGGATGACGAAGCCATCGTTCCTCATGCGCTTTATGGTTCGGTCAGTGCGGCGGAGAGTTATTCCGCGGGCCGTTTCATTCGAGACGTCTCACGCGTGCTCAGTGATGCGAAAGAGGCAGGGCAGCGCCCGATCATCGTTGGCGGCACGGGACTCTATTTTAAAGCGTTGCTCGAAGGGCTTTCTCCGATCCCAGAGATTGATCCGGCTGTGCGTGCGCGCTGGCGGGGCGAAGCGGACCGCGCTGGCGAAGGCGAACTTCATCGGCTGCTTGCTGCACGAGACAGCGTCATGGCTTCGAGGCTGGCGCCTGGGGACACGCAGCGTATCGTCCGCGCACTCGAAGTGATCGAGCAGACTGGGAAGTCTCTGGCGGAATGGCAGGCGCTTCCGAAGCAACCGATCAGCGGCGCTGAAGGTGCGACCAAGATTTTGGTTCGGCGTGAGCGTTCCGATCTCCTTGCCGATGCAGATGCGCGCTTCGACCGGATGATGGATCAGGGGGCGATGGATGAAGCCGTAGCGCTCGGCCGGTTGGGGCTCGATCCGGGTTTGCCGGCTATGCGGGCGATCGGCGTCGGTGCTCTCATTGCGGCCAGCGAAGGTAAGCTTA is drawn from Hyphomicrobium methylovorum and contains these coding sequences:
- a CDS encoding ABCB family ABC transporter ATP-binding protein/permease, producing the protein MQEPKSPGYVARTLAQLRPSNETQQALRALWPYVWPHDRPDLKRTVIWSLVLIVIAKAVTVGVPFTLKWATDALVAVTGGTVPASQTVPWLIGAPILASVLYGVSRIIMALLVQVREGMFARVAMHAVRKLALGTFEHMHRLSLRFHLERKTGGLTRVLERGRTGIENISRMALMTLIPTAVEFVMIIAVCAIEFDWRYIVTIVLMIISYLWFTVRATDWRLQIRRAMNESDTDANTKAIDSLLNYETVKYFGAEQWEAARYDRSMALYEKASIKTYTSLAILNSGQAVIFTVALTVCLVMAANDVIAGNHTVGHFAMVNLLMLQLFMPLNFMGMVYREIKQGLTDIERMMEVLDQTPEVADRPDATELNVGGGTIRFENVRFAYDPDRTILHDVSFEAPAGKMVAIVGPSGAGKSTISRLLLRFYDVTSGRITIDGQDIRDVTQSSLRDAIGVVPQDTVLFNDTIFYNVKYGRADATDEEVFAAAKLAQIDDFVRQLPDGYDTMVGERGLKLSGGEKQRVAIARTILKAPPILILDEATSALDSHTEREIQDALDQVAKNRTSIVIAHRLSTIVHADQIVVLEEGRLVEQGTHTQLIAKGGLYESLWTRQRQAEKAREELVHALEEAGEDRTAAIVDTREGAE
- a CDS encoding pseudoazurin — its product is MKLVYQIAFAGAITLAAAVTTPSLANAAEHVIKMLNKDEAGNKMVFEPAFVKVEVGDTVKFEPTDKGHNAESVPKIWPEGVEQVKGKFSAEVVFKAEKDGLYVFKCLPHYGMGMVALVQVGKPVNLEQVKGFVATGLSKQRFEAELKKVTE
- the miaA gene encoding tRNA (adenosine(37)-N6)-dimethylallyltransferase MiaA codes for the protein MDRSDAGESTALDGEISSAPILIAGPTASGKSALALTIARQVNGIIINADSMQVYRELRILTARPSADDEAIVPHALYGSVSAAESYSAGRFIRDVSRVLSDAKEAGQRPIIVGGTGLYFKALLEGLSPIPEIDPAVRARWRGEADRAGEGELHRLLAARDSVMASRLAPGDTQRIVRALEVIEQTGKSLAEWQALPKQPISGAEGATKILVRRERSDLLADADARFDRMMDQGAMDEAVALGRLGLDPGLPAMRAIGVGALIAASEGKLTVADAVAAAKVETRQYIKRQGTWFRRHMISWSDAFKK